One segment of Dolichospermum sp. DET69 DNA contains the following:
- a CDS encoding DUF4065 domain-containing protein translates to MISTVKTSQLTAETIANYFIWQARETGSYISNLKLQKLVYYAQAWYLAIYDQPLFDDDFEAWIHGSVIPKLYEQYKQFAWMPILKEVEKPSFSDEIKELLEQVTEIYFGCDTFELEQMIHREDPWINARGNLPMDAPCNAIISKESMREYYKQRAAEKE, encoded by the coding sequence ATGATTTCAACAGTCAAAACTTCACAATTAACAGCAGAAACAATTGCCAATTACTTTATTTGGCAAGCTAGGGAAACAGGCTCATATATCAGCAATTTGAAACTGCAAAAACTTGTTTATTATGCTCAGGCTTGGTATTTAGCTATTTATGATCAACCTTTATTTGATGATGATTTTGAAGCATGGATTCATGGTTCAGTAATTCCCAAATTATATGAACAATATAAACAATTTGCATGGATGCCAATTTTAAAAGAAGTCGAAAAACCAAGTTTCTCTGATGAAATTAAGGAGCTTTTGGAACAAGTAACAGAAATTTATTTCGGTTGTGATACTTTTGAGTTAGAGCAAATGATTCATCGAGAAGATCCTTGGATTAATGCTAGAGGTAATCTGCCTATGGATGCCCCCTGTAATGCAATTATTAGTAAAGAGTCAATGAGGGAGTATTACAAGCAACGTGCCGCAGAAAAAGAATAA
- the cphA gene encoding cyanophycin synthetase — protein sequence MRILKIQTLRGPNYWSIRRHKLIVMRLDLENLAETPSNEIPNFYEGLVEALPSLEGHYCSPGCRGGFLMRVREGTMMGHIVEHVALELQELAGMHVGFGRTRETATPGIYQVVLEYLNEEAGRYAGRAAVRLCQSIIDRGRYPKAELEQDVQDLKDFWRDASLGPSTEAIIKEAEKQGIPWMPLPARFLIQLGYGIHQKRIQATMTNNTGILGVELAGDKEATKRILDANGVPVPRGTVINFFDDLEEAVEYVGGYPIVIKPLDGNHGRGITIDIRTWEDAEAAYEMARQVSRSIIVERYYVGRDHRVLVVNGKVVAVAERIPAHVVGNGKSTVTELIEETNLDPKRGTGHDNVLTKIELDRTSYQLLDRQGYTINSVPPQGAMCYLRATANLSTGGSAVDRTDEIHPENLWLAERVVRIIGLDVAGIDIVTSDISRPLRELDGVIVEVNAAPGFRMHVAPSIGIPRNVAGAVMDMLFPNEQSGRIPLLSVTGTNGKTTTTRLLAHIYKQTGKVVGYTTTDGTYIGDFLVESGDNTGPQSAHVILQDPTVEVAILESARGGILRSGLGFENANVGVVLNVSADHLGIGDIDTIEQLAHLKSVVAEAVFSDGYAVLNADDHRVAAMAEKTKANIAYFTMNPDSDLVRKHIQKGGVAAIYEHGYLSIVKGDWTHRIERAENIPLTMGARAPFMIANALAASLAAFVQDVTIEQIRTGLRSFRASVSQTPGRMNLFNLGEYHALVDYAHNAASYQALGSFVRNWTTGQRIGVIGGPGDRRDEDFVTLGKLSADIFDYIIVKEDDDTRGRPRGSASDLIIQGITEVKPNYRFESILDETTAINKALDMAPDGSLVVILPESVNRAIQLIKVRGVQEDIQPQHSTNNDFQNGLAPSSVVNTLI from the coding sequence ATGAGAATCCTCAAGATCCAAACCTTACGCGGCCCAAATTACTGGAGCATTCGGCGGCACAAGCTGATCGTCATGCGCCTAGACTTAGAAAACCTTGCCGAAACACCCTCTAATGAAATACCTAACTTTTATGAAGGATTAGTAGAGGCGTTGCCAAGTCTAGAGGGTCACTACTGCTCCCCTGGCTGTCGTGGTGGTTTTCTAATGCGGGTGCGAGAAGGCACCATGATGGGTCATATAGTGGAACACGTAGCCTTGGAACTCCAGGAATTAGCGGGAATGCACGTAGGTTTCGGTCGCACCCGTGAAACTGCCACACCTGGAATTTACCAGGTAGTGCTTGAGTACCTAAATGAAGAAGCGGGTCGCTATGCAGGACGGGCAGCAGTTAGGCTATGTCAAAGTATTATTGACCGGGGACGTTATCCCAAAGCCGAACTAGAGCAAGACGTTCAAGACCTGAAAGACTTTTGGCGTGATGCATCCCTGGGACCTTCAACAGAAGCTATTATCAAAGAAGCGGAAAAACAAGGTATTCCCTGGATGCCTTTACCAGCTAGATTCTTAATTCAATTGGGCTATGGTATCCATCAAAAACGGATTCAGGCCACAATGACCAATAACACAGGCATTCTTGGTGTCGAACTAGCTGGTGATAAAGAAGCTACTAAACGGATTCTTGATGCCAACGGTGTACCAGTTCCTAGAGGTACAGTCATCAATTTCTTTGATGATTTAGAAGAAGCCGTTGAATATGTTGGTGGTTATCCTATCGTTATTAAGCCTTTAGACGGTAATCATGGGCGGGGTATCACCATTGATATTCGCACATGGGAAGACGCTGAAGCCGCTTATGAAATGGCTCGACAGGTTTCTCGGTCAATCATTGTTGAGCGATATTATGTCGGACGAGATCATCGGGTATTGGTAGTTAATGGCAAAGTAGTTGCTGTAGCAGAGAGAATCCCCGCTCATGTTGTGGGTAATGGCAAATCTACGGTTACAGAACTAATTGAAGAAACAAACCTTGACCCCAAGCGTGGTACCGGACATGATAACGTCTTAACTAAGATTGAATTAGACCGTACCAGCTACCAATTACTAGATAGGCAAGGGTACACCATCAATAGTGTGCCACCCCAGGGAGCAATGTGTTATCTGCGAGCTACAGCCAACTTGAGTACAGGTGGTAGTGCTGTAGATCGTACAGACGAAATTCACCCAGAAAATCTTTGGTTAGCAGAACGGGTAGTCAGAATCATCGGTTTAGATGTGGCTGGGATAGATATTGTGACTTCTGATATTAGCCGTCCTTTGCGAGAATTAGATGGTGTAATTGTCGAAGTCAATGCTGCTCCTGGTTTCCGAATGCACGTGGCTCCCAGTATTGGTATCCCCCGCAATGTCGCCGGCGCAGTCATGGATATGTTGTTCCCCAATGAACAATCTGGACGGATTCCTCTTCTCTCCGTCACTGGCACAAATGGTAAAACCACTACGACTCGCCTGTTAGCACACATCTATAAGCAAACAGGTAAAGTAGTAGGATATACAACTACAGATGGTACTTATATCGGTGATTTCTTAGTAGAATCAGGAGATAATACAGGTCCCCAAAGCGCTCATGTTATTCTTCAAGATCCGACCGTAGAAGTGGCAATATTAGAATCAGCTCGTGGTGGTATTCTGCGCTCTGGGCTAGGTTTTGAAAATGCTAATGTAGGTGTAGTATTGAATGTATCTGCTGACCATTTGGGCATTGGTGATATAGATACTATTGAGCAATTGGCACATCTAAAAAGCGTAGTTGCTGAAGCTGTCTTCTCTGATGGTTATGCGGTACTCAATGCCGATGATCACCGGGTAGCAGCTATGGCAGAAAAAACTAAGGCGAATATTGCCTACTTCACCATGAATCCAGACTCGGATCTGGTACGGAAGCATATCCAAAAAGGTGGAGTGGCCGCAATCTATGAACATGGTTATCTGTCTATTGTCAAAGGTGATTGGACTCACCGCATCGAAAGAGCAGAAAATATTCCCTTGACAATGGGTGCAAGAGCGCCATTTATGATTGCTAATGCTTTAGCAGCTAGTTTGGCAGCATTTGTGCAGGATGTCACCATTGAGCAAATTCGCACTGGTTTACGCAGCTTTCGCGCTTCTGTGAGTCAAACCCCAGGACGGATGAATTTGTTTAATTTGGGTGAATACCATGCTTTGGTAGATTATGCCCACAATGCGGCTAGTTATCAGGCTTTGGGGTCATTTGTCCGTAATTGGACAACGGGACAGCGCATTGGTGTGATTGGTGGTCCTGGCGATCGCCGTGACGAAGATTTTGTTACTCTAGGTAAGTTATCAGCAGATATCTTTGACTACATTATTGTTAAAGAAGATGATGATACTAGAGGCAGACCTCGTGGTTCAGCTTCAGATTTGATTATTCAAGGGATTACCGAAGTTAAGCCTAATTACCGCTTTGAATCAATTTTGGATGAAACCACAGCTATTAACAAAGCCTTAGACATGGCTCCTGATGGTAGTCTGGTGGTAATTTTGCCAGAAAGTGTAAACCGGGCTATTCAGTTAATTAAGGTGCGGGGTGTACAGGAAGACATACAGCCACAGCACTCAACTAACAATGATTTCCAAAATGGTTTAGCACCTTCTTCTGTTGTTAATACGTTAATTTAG
- the rimO gene encoding 30S ribosomal protein S12 methylthiotransferase RimO, translating to MGEKPTIAISHLGCEKNRIDTEHMLGLLVEAGYGVDSNEEVADYVIVNTCSFIEAARQESVRTLVELAEANKKIVITGCMAQHFQEKLLEELPEAVAVVGTGDYHKIVDVIERAERGERVKEITAEPTYIADENTPRYRTTTEGVAYLRVAEGCDYRCAFCIIPHLRGNQRSRTIESIVAEAQQLASQGVKEIILISQITTNYGLDIYGKPKLAELLRALGKVDIPWIRMHYAYPTGLTPDVIAAIQETPNCLPYLDLPLQHSHPEILRAMNRPWQGQINDGIMERLKIALPSAVLRTTFIVGFPGETQEHFQHLLEFTQRHKFDHVGVFTFSPEEETPAYNLPNQIPAEVMAARHDQLMELQQPISFQKNQQEVGKIVDVLIEQENPGSGELIGRSGRFSPEVDGQVYVTGEARLGTIVKVAIQSADAYDLYGQVINSDRLSSRLLSTVV from the coding sequence ATGGGTGAAAAGCCAACGATTGCCATTTCTCACCTGGGCTGCGAGAAAAATCGAATTGATACGGAACATATGTTAGGGCTGCTAGTAGAAGCAGGCTATGGTGTTGATAGTAACGAAGAAGTAGCAGATTACGTCATTGTTAATACCTGTAGTTTTATCGAAGCGGCTCGACAGGAATCAGTAAGAACCCTAGTAGAACTAGCGGAAGCCAATAAGAAAATTGTGATTACTGGCTGTATGGCGCAACACTTCCAAGAAAAATTATTGGAAGAATTGCCAGAAGCAGTAGCGGTAGTAGGGACAGGGGATTATCACAAGATAGTTGATGTCATCGAGCGAGCCGAACGGGGAGAAAGAGTTAAAGAAATTACTGCTGAACCCACGTATATTGCCGATGAAAATACACCCCGTTATCGGACAACAACTGAAGGAGTAGCGTACCTGCGAGTGGCAGAAGGCTGTGATTATCGGTGTGCATTTTGTATTATTCCTCATTTGCGAGGAAATCAGCGATCGCGTACCATTGAATCAATAGTTGCCGAAGCCCAACAACTGGCAAGTCAAGGTGTCAAAGAAATAATTCTCATTTCCCAAATCACCACCAATTACGGCTTAGATATTTACGGGAAACCAAAATTAGCCGAATTGTTGCGGGCTTTAGGAAAAGTAGATATACCTTGGATTAGGATGCACTACGCTTATCCCACCGGACTTACACCGGATGTGATTGCTGCTATCCAAGAAACCCCCAATTGTTTGCCATATTTGGATTTGCCTCTCCAACATTCCCATCCAGAAATTCTCCGCGCCATGAATCGTCCTTGGCAAGGCCAGATAAATGATGGGATTATGGAACGGCTGAAAATTGCCCTACCATCAGCAGTGCTAAGAACCACATTTATAGTTGGTTTTCCTGGAGAGACACAGGAGCATTTTCAACATTTATTAGAGTTTACCCAACGACATAAATTTGATCATGTTGGTGTCTTTACCTTCTCACCAGAAGAAGAAACTCCCGCCTATAATCTACCCAATCAAATTCCCGCAGAAGTAATGGCAGCACGCCATGATCAACTAATGGAATTGCAACAGCCAATTTCCTTCCAGAAAAATCAACAGGAAGTCGGCAAAATAGTTGATGTCCTGATTGAACAAGAAAATCCAGGAAGTGGAGAATTAATCGGTCGTTCTGGGAGATTTTCTCCTGAAGTTGATGGTCAAGTCTATGTTACAGGCGAGGCCAGGCTAGGAACCATCGTCAAAGTAGCGATTCAAAGTGCCGATGCATACGACCTTTATGGTCAAGTTATCAATAGTGATAGATTATCTTCCCGTCTGCTATCTACTGTTGTATAA
- a CDS encoding DEAD/DEAH box helicase, whose protein sequence is MNLSFQELGISQERAQLLENMGFTEPTNIQAQAIPQLLNGRDVVGQSQTGTGKTAAFSLPILERLDENLKAVQAIVLTPTRELAIQVHAAVSQFIGNSYLKAAAIYGGQSIDRQIMQLRRGAQIVVGTPGRVIDLLDRGNLKLDQVKWFVLDEADEMLSMGFIDDVERILSQAPQERQTALFSATMPPSIRMLVNRFLNSPVTVTVEQPKAAPNKINQVAYMIPRHWTKAKALQPILEMEDPETALIFVRTRRTAAELTSQLQSAGHSVDEYHGDLSQQARERLLIRFRNRQVRWVVATDIAARGLDVDQLSHVINFDLPDSVETYVHRIGRTGRAGKEGTAISLVQSFERRKQQAFERHNRQTWQILSIPTKAQIEAQHIQKLKAQVAEALTGERLASFLPIISEMIEQYDAHAIAAAALQIAYDQTRPAWLISGVDLPVDESPTPKPRINKRGDGGGDREPERRGSGGGVRGVRSSWSKEGKGNDERRSSGGGSIKPKLKTAYREPSANPSS, encoded by the coding sequence ATGAATTTATCATTTCAAGAATTAGGCATTTCCCAAGAACGTGCTCAACTGTTAGAAAACATGGGTTTTACTGAACCTACAAATATCCAAGCCCAAGCTATTCCTCAACTATTAAATGGTCGGGATGTAGTTGGTCAATCGCAAACAGGAACAGGCAAAACCGCAGCTTTTTCTCTACCAATTTTAGAACGATTAGATGAAAACCTCAAAGCTGTACAAGCAATAGTATTAACCCCAACCCGTGAGTTAGCAATTCAGGTTCATGCGGCTGTTTCCCAGTTTATTGGTAACAGTTACTTGAAAGCGGCGGCTATTTACGGTGGTCAATCAATTGACCGTCAAATCATGCAACTCAGACGTGGGGCGCAAATCGTCGTGGGGACACCAGGACGGGTGATAGATTTACTAGACCGTGGTAACTTGAAGCTTGATCAAGTCAAGTGGTTTGTCTTGGATGAAGCTGATGAAATGTTAAGCATGGGCTTCATTGACGATGTGGAAAGAATTCTTTCCCAAGCGCCCCAAGAACGCCAAACAGCATTATTTTCAGCGACAATGCCACCATCAATTCGGATGTTGGTAAATAGATTTTTGAACTCACCGGTTACTGTCACCGTTGAACAACCCAAAGCCGCACCGAATAAAATCAATCAAGTGGCTTACATGATTCCTCGTCATTGGACAAAAGCTAAAGCTTTGCAACCAATTCTGGAAATGGAAGATCCAGAAACAGCTTTAATCTTTGTTCGTACCCGTCGCACAGCCGCCGAATTAACCAGTCAATTACAATCTGCTGGTCATAGTGTGGATGAATATCATGGTGATTTGTCCCAACAAGCGCGGGAACGTTTATTAATTCGTTTTCGTAACCGTCAAGTTCGTTGGGTTGTAGCTACTGATATTGCCGCACGGGGTTTGGACGTTGATCAACTTTCTCATGTGATCAACTTTGATTTACCCGATAGTGTGGAAACCTATGTTCACCGCATTGGTCGGACTGGTCGGGCTGGAAAAGAAGGAACTGCAATTTCTTTAGTCCAATCTTTTGAACGCCGCAAACAACAGGCATTTGAACGCCATAATCGTCAAACTTGGCAAATTCTCTCTATTCCTACCAAGGCACAGATTGAAGCGCAGCACATTCAGAAATTGAAAGCACAAGTTGCCGAAGCTTTAACTGGTGAACGGTTAGCTTCCTTCTTGCCCATTATCAGCGAAATGATTGAGCAATATGATGCTCATGCGATCGCTGCTGCTGCTTTACAAATCGCCTACGATCAAACCCGTCCCGCTTGGTTAATATCAGGTGTGGATTTACCTGTGGACGAAAGCCCAACACCCAAACCCAGAATTAACAAACGTGGTGATGGTGGTGGAGACCGTGAACCAGAAAGACGTGGTTCCGGTGGTGGTGTCCGTGGTGTCCGTTCTTCTTGGTCAAAAGAAGGTAAAGGTAACGATGAAAGACGCAGTAGCGGTGGTGGTAGTATTAAACCTAAGTTGAAAACAGCTTACCGTGAACCTTCTGCTAACCCTAGCAGTTAA
- a CDS encoding BtpA/SgcQ family protein, protein MDLNQLFTTRTPIIGVVHLLPLPTSARWGGSLKAVIDRAEQEATALASGGVDGIIVENFFDAPFTKNQVDPAVVSAMTVVVQRIQNLVTVPLGLNVLRNDGRSAIAIASCVNAQFIRVNVLTGVMATDQGLIEGEAHQLLRYRRELGSDVKIFADVLVKHARPLSSPNLTVAVKDTIERGLADAVILSGWATGSPPDQEDLELATAAAAGTPVFIGSGASWENVGTLLQAANGVIVSSSLKRHGQIQQPIDPIRVSQFVEAARRGDIVSV, encoded by the coding sequence GTGGACTTAAATCAGTTATTTACAACCCGAACACCGATTATTGGCGTAGTACATCTACTACCCCTTCCTACTTCAGCCCGTTGGGGAGGTAGTCTCAAAGCAGTGATTGACCGCGCCGAACAAGAAGCCACAGCCCTTGCTAGTGGAGGAGTAGATGGGATTATCGTTGAGAATTTTTTCGATGCCCCATTTACCAAAAATCAAGTTGATCCTGCTGTTGTGAGTGCCATGACTGTGGTTGTCCAACGAATCCAAAATTTAGTAACTGTGCCTCTGGGGTTAAATGTGTTACGTAATGATGGCAGAAGTGCGATCGCTATTGCTAGTTGCGTTAATGCCCAATTTATTCGAGTTAATGTGCTTACAGGTGTGATGGCAACTGACCAAGGATTAATTGAGGGGGAAGCCCATCAATTACTGCGATATCGTCGAGAATTAGGATCTGATGTGAAAATTTTTGCTGATGTTTTGGTAAAACACGCCCGGCCGTTGAGTTCTCCTAATCTCACTGTTGCTGTGAAAGATACGATTGAAAGAGGTTTGGCTGATGCGGTAATTTTATCGGGTTGGGCTACAGGTAGTCCTCCTGACCAAGAAGATTTGGAATTAGCGACTGCTGCTGCTGCTGGTACTCCTGTGTTTATTGGTAGTGGTGCAAGTTGGGAAAATGTGGGGACTCTGCTACAAGCCGCAAATGGGGTGATTGTTTCTAGTTCTCTGAAACGTCACGGTCAAATTCAGCAACCAATAGACCCCATTCGCGTCAGTCAATTTGTAGAAGCTGCCCGCAGAGGAGATATCGTCAGTGTCTGA
- a CDS encoding vitamin K epoxide reductase family protein, with the protein MIRRRSTPWIHKWSRPMIGAIAGFGILNTGYLTYEKLTGSTPVCTTPENVKSCVDVLSSPWATVLGQPLPVFGLLAYMGMFILALAPLALNPGENHKSQKQLENWTWWLLFVGAIAMSVFSGYLMYVLAFQLKAICPYCIASALFALTMLVLTVMGKDWEDIGQLLFTALIVAMVTLIGTLGVYSQVSPSGNITESTDGKPTAITFTPKEQPNPQFGWEITTKSGAAEIALAQHLVKSGAKEYVAYWCPHCHEQKLLFGKEAYQIINDNSKVECAGDSPNGKPELCKAAKIEGFPTWIINGKTYSGVQTLEELGKITGYTGPKNFKYFR; encoded by the coding sequence ATGATTCGTCGTCGTTCTACTCCTTGGATTCATAAATGGTCGCGGCCGATGATAGGAGCGATCGCTGGATTTGGTATCCTGAATACAGGTTATCTCACCTATGAAAAACTTACCGGTAGCACTCCGGTTTGTACTACACCGGAAAATGTTAAGAGTTGTGTGGATGTCCTTTCTAGTCCTTGGGCTACGGTTTTAGGTCAACCATTACCTGTATTTGGTTTATTGGCATACATGGGGATGTTCATATTGGCTTTAGCTCCCTTAGCACTAAACCCAGGAGAAAATCACAAAAGTCAAAAACAATTAGAAAATTGGACTTGGTGGTTGCTGTTTGTGGGAGCGATCGCTATGTCAGTTTTCAGTGGATACTTAATGTATGTTCTGGCATTTCAACTCAAAGCTATTTGTCCTTACTGTATTGCCTCCGCCTTGTTTGCATTAACCATGTTAGTGTTAACCGTGATGGGTAAGGATTGGGAAGATATTGGACAACTTTTATTTACTGCTTTGATTGTGGCAATGGTGACGTTAATTGGGACTTTAGGGGTGTATTCTCAAGTCAGTCCATCAGGTAATATTACTGAATCAACTGATGGCAAACCCACAGCAATTACCTTTACTCCTAAAGAACAACCAAATCCTCAATTTGGCTGGGAAATTACCACTAAATCTGGTGCAGCAGAAATAGCCCTAGCCCAACATCTTGTAAAATCTGGTGCTAAGGAATATGTAGCCTATTGGTGTCCACACTGTCACGAACAAAAGCTACTTTTTGGTAAAGAGGCTTATCAAATCATTAATGATAATTCTAAGGTAGAGTGCGCTGGCGATAGTCCCAATGGTAAACCAGAATTATGTAAAGCTGCAAAAATCGAAGGTTTCCCGACTTGGATTATTAATGGTAAAACCTATAGCGGAGTCCAGACTTTAGAGGAACTAGGAAAAATCACAGGTTATACAGGTCCAAAAAACTTTAAATATTTCCGGTAA
- a CDS encoding cyanophycinase — MPQLEVKSLEMRTPQVTKTAVLVIGGAEDKVHGREILRTFFVRAGGNKAYITIIPSASREPAIIAGRYVRIFEEMGAEKVEILDIREREQCENPEIKASLEACSGVFLTGGDQLRLCGVLSDTPAMEIIRQRVRAGQLTLAGTSAGAAVMGHHMIAGGGSGETPNRSLVDMATGLGFIPEVVVDQHFHNRNRMGRLVSAIAAHPDRLGIGIDEDTCAVFERDGWLQVMGKGSVTIVDPTELTHTNEPNVSANEPLTVHNLRLHILSYGDRFHLYQRTVLPAVHRISS; from the coding sequence ATGCCGCAGTTAGAAGTTAAATCGCTGGAAATGAGGACACCCCAAGTTACTAAAACCGCCGTTCTGGTTATCGGAGGTGCAGAAGATAAAGTTCATGGACGAGAAATTCTGAGAACTTTTTTTGTTCGTGCCGGTGGTAACAAGGCGTATATTACAATAATTCCATCAGCCTCTCGTGAGCCTGCCATTATTGCTGGTAGGTATGTTCGCATTTTTGAAGAAATGGGAGCAGAGAAGGTTGAGATTTTAGACATTCGGGAACGGGAACAATGCGAAAATCCTGAGATTAAAGCATCCCTCGAAGCCTGTAGTGGTGTCTTCTTAACAGGAGGAGACCAACTGCGTCTTTGTGGAGTCCTCTCCGACACACCAGCAATGGAAATTATCCGTCAGCGGGTGAGAGCCGGACAACTGACTCTAGCAGGAACAAGTGCTGGAGCAGCCGTCATGGGACATCACATGATCGCAGGTGGCGGCAGTGGTGAAACACCCAATCGTTCCCTAGTTGACATGGCAACGGGCTTAGGGTTCATTCCTGAAGTTGTCGTTGACCAACATTTCCATAACCGGAACCGCATGGGGCGCTTAGTTAGTGCGATCGCCGCTCACCCTGATAGATTAGGTATAGGTATTGATGAAGATACTTGTGCTGTGTTTGAACGAGATGGTTGGTTACAAGTTATGGGTAAAGGCAGTGTCACTATTGTTGATCCCACAGAACTTACTCATACGAATGAACCAAATGTTAGTGCTAACGAACCCTTGACCGTACATAATTTACGACTACATATCCTCAGTTACGGAGATCGATTTCATCTTTACCAACGTACTGTTTTACCTGCTGTGCATCGCATCTCTAGCTGA